In a genomic window of Occallatibacter riparius:
- a CDS encoding APC family permease: MPADSPTGQANSATERQMGVWAATAVVTGEAISLGIFLTPAAMARSLGSSTLLVAVWCGMAIMTLGGALSFTELAVRNPQDGGEYLYLRLGFGPQVAFLYAWMAALVMYPGVAASLCVGIVPYVQSLIPIPQMLIPAVPALILAALGAINYVGMRLSSRLMTVLNWLKIPVLIALVGWAFLAGHASSSNLLPLATRRAGSDPLGLAIAGAAVSAFFCFGGWWEAGKIAGEVRNPQRTLPIAFTGGVLLVTALYLLVSIGFVAVVPMQNIQSNTAFVAQFGESLFGASGGRVLSACVILSVVGGLLVLSMAVPRVTYALGKAEPIGPLGVFARLHPRFGTPANAVLLQTGMALVILMLGAFDRILAFIIFSSVVFLALTAATLFRGLAPKAWWYPVAPIVFIAGCGALALMLIASRTIPSLIGAGLVLLGLPVRWLMTRRGVAPTELGNAASEN; this comes from the coding sequence GCGACTGAACGGCAGATGGGCGTGTGGGCGGCCACGGCCGTCGTAACCGGCGAGGCCATCTCGCTCGGAATCTTCCTTACACCCGCGGCCATGGCCCGCTCTCTCGGTTCGTCCACCCTGCTGGTCGCGGTCTGGTGCGGCATGGCCATCATGACGCTGGGTGGAGCGCTCAGTTTTACGGAACTCGCTGTTCGCAATCCGCAGGACGGCGGCGAGTACCTCTACCTCCGCCTCGGTTTCGGCCCGCAGGTCGCCTTCCTCTATGCATGGATGGCCGCGCTGGTCATGTACCCCGGCGTTGCCGCGTCGCTCTGCGTGGGAATTGTGCCTTATGTGCAGTCACTCATTCCCATCCCGCAGATGCTCATTCCGGCGGTGCCCGCGCTGATCCTTGCCGCGCTTGGCGCCATCAACTACGTCGGTATGCGCCTCAGCAGCCGGCTCATGACCGTCCTCAACTGGCTCAAGATACCCGTCCTGATCGCCCTGGTTGGATGGGCGTTCCTGGCCGGCCACGCATCCTCGTCGAATCTGCTGCCGCTGGCCACACGCCGCGCCGGTTCCGATCCTCTGGGTTTGGCGATTGCCGGAGCCGCCGTGAGCGCGTTTTTCTGCTTTGGCGGATGGTGGGAGGCGGGCAAGATCGCGGGCGAGGTCCGCAACCCGCAGCGCACGCTGCCGATCGCCTTCACAGGCGGCGTGCTGCTGGTCACCGCCCTCTATCTGCTGGTCAGCATCGGATTCGTCGCCGTCGTGCCGATGCAGAACATCCAGTCGAACACCGCATTTGTCGCGCAGTTCGGCGAATCTCTATTCGGTGCATCCGGCGGACGCGTGCTCTCGGCCTGCGTCATCCTCAGCGTAGTAGGGGGCCTGCTGGTCCTCAGCATGGCGGTTCCGCGCGTCACCTACGCTCTCGGCAAAGCCGAACCGATCGGCCCGCTCGGCGTCTTCGCGCGCCTTCATCCGCGCTTCGGCACCCCGGCAAATGCCGTCCTGTTGCAGACCGGCATGGCGCTGGTGATCCTGATGCTCGGCGCATTCGACCGCATACTGGCCTTCATCATCTTTTCGTCGGTTGTGTTCCTGGCTCTCACGGCGGCCACGCTGTTTCGAGGCCTGGCTCCGAAGGCATGGTGGTATCCCGTCGCACCCATCGTCTTCATTGCCGGCTGCGGAGCGCTGGCGCTGATGCTCATCGCCAGCAGAACGATCCCGTCGCTCATCGGCGCAGGCCTCGTTCTGCTTGGCCTGCCGGTGCGGTGGCTGATGACGCGCAGGGGAGTTGCTCCCACGGAGCTTGGCAACGCCGCCAGCGAGAACTGA